Genomic DNA from Deltaproteobacteria bacterium:
TCGCCCTTGATTAAATCCATAATAAAACAAGGGATTGATATCTCCGGCAAGCCGCTGTCAGAGTCGTTAAAATGACGAAAAAACGGAAAACAAGGATCGTTGATAAAAATCAGTATCATGCCTTTCTTGCAAAGGCAAAGGACTTTGCTTCTATGATGGATGTGTCTCTTGAACAAGGCAAGTGGAATTCCGCAGGATTGCAGGCTGTTCACACGGTAATTTCTGCCAGTGATGCGGTAATTGTTTATTATGGTGGAGTAAGAAGCTCTGAACTTGACCATAGAGAGGTTGTTGGGCTGCTTCACGATATCATAGGAGAATCTGCATCCTCACCAGGAAGGCATGTTTCAAGGGTTATTGCTAAAAAGAATCTTGTGGAATATGAAGAGCGGCTTATTATTCAGTCTGAGGCAAGGGATATGGTAGAACATGCCAAGAGGTTTCTTGATTGGGTGAACGGAATACTGCCAAATATGGATTAACAAAAAAACGCCGTATATCTGGCCGCTCTTTCCCAAAAATCCCGCTCCCTTCAAGAATTGCGAAAACAAACCGCAGACGATTTGTCTGCCCTCAAGCAATCCATTCTTCATCAGGCGCTTTCCAACCTTGCTCCCTCATAGCGTCTTTTATTGCGCAAGAAATAAATGGAGATTTTAAAACCTTGACAGTAAGTTTATCTGATGTATAAATATAGACACCTTACATTTATGCACCGTTTTAAACTCACAACAGACTTTACACCAAAAGGCGACCAGCCGACGGCAATAGATGAATTGACAAAAGGGCTTGAGAATGGTCTTGTGCATCAGGTTCTGCTCGGCGTTACCGGATCTGGCAAGACATTTACAATTGCAAATGTTATTGCAAATGTGAACAAGCCTGTCCTTATCCTTGCGCCGAATAAGACCCTGGCAGCGCAACTCTATGCAGAATTCAAGGAACTCTTCCCTGAAAACAGGGTTGAGTATTTTGTGTCATATTATGACTATTACCAGCCAGAGGCATATATCCCAACAACAGACACATACATTGAAAAAGACTCGTCCATAAATGATGAGATAGACAAGATGAGGCACTCTGCGACACATTCGCTTTTAACAAGAAGCGATGTCCTCATTGTTGCATCTGTATCTTGTATATACGGAATAGGGTCGCCTTCTGATTACAGCAGTATGCGCCTATATGCAGAAAAGGATATGAGCGCTGACAGAGACAGTATTCTGAAAAGACTTATTGAGATGCAGTATCAAAGAAATGATTATGATTTTTACAGAGGCGCATTCAGGGTTAAAGGCGATGTTGTTGATATATTCCCTGTGTATGAAGGTGACACTGCAATCAGGCTTGAATTCTTCGGCGATACAATTGAGGCGATTTCAGAGGTAGACCCGCTTAAAGGAAAGATTACAAAACGGATAGACAGGGTAATAATCCACCCTGCAAGCCATTATGTGACAACAAGGGATAATCTGAAAAGGGCAATGGATGATATAAGGGATGAACTCCGTGAAAGGCTTATAGAGTTAAAGGCAAATAATAAACTCCTTGAGGCGCAGAGGTTAGAGCAGAGGACGTTGTATGATTTAGAGATGATGGAGGAGATGGGCTATTGTTCAGGCATAGAAAATTATTCAAGGCGCCTTGCAGGAAGGCTTGCAGGAGAATCGCCATATACATTGATTGATTATTTTCCGTCTGATTATCTCCTTATAATTGATGAGAGCCACATAACAATCCCTCAGTTAAACGGCATGTATAACGGAGACCGTTCAAGGAAAATGACGCTTGTTGAATACGGTTTCAGGCTTCCTTCTGCGCTTGATAACAGACCTTTTAAATTTGAGGAATTTCAAAGGCGAATCAATCAGGTCATATATGTGTCTGCAACGCCGAGTGAGTATGAAATCAAACAATCCAGCGGAGCTGTGGTTGAACAAATCATAAGACCAACAGGGCTTATGGATCCTGCTATTGAGGTAAAGCCTGCAAAGACACAGGTTGATGACCTCTACGGCGAGATCAGAAAAAGGGTTGAAAAAAAGGAAAGGGTGCTTGTTACAACTCTTACGAAGAGAATGGCAGAGGATTTAACCCAGTATTATGCTGATTTAGGATTAAGGGTTAAATATCTTCATTCAGATATTGATACACTGGAGAGGATTGAGATACTTCGGGATTTAAGGCTTGGTGAATTTGACTGTCTTATAGGCATAAACCTTTTAAGGGAAGGATTGGATTTGCCCGAGGTATCCCTTGTGGCGATTATGGATGCTGACAAAGAAGGATTCCTCCGTTCAGAAAGGTCTTTAATCCAGACATGCGGAAGGGCTGCAAGGAATCTGGAAGGCACTGTTATTATGTATGCAGATGAGATAACAGGCTCGATGACAAGGGCGATAGACGAGACGAATAGAAGGCGGAAGATTCAGGCAAGATACAACAAAGAAAACAATATAACGCCTGAGACAATAAAGAGCAGCATAAAGAATATCCTT
This window encodes:
- a CDS encoding HEPN domain-containing protein translates to MTKKRKTRIVDKNQYHAFLAKAKDFASMMDVSLEQGKWNSAGLQAVHTVISASDAVIVYYGGVRSSELDHREVVGLLHDIIGESASSPGRHVSRVIAKKNLVEYEERLIIQSEARDMVEHAKRFLDWVNGILPNMD
- the uvrB gene encoding excinuclease ABC subunit UvrB; translated protein: MHRFKLTTDFTPKGDQPTAIDELTKGLENGLVHQVLLGVTGSGKTFTIANVIANVNKPVLILAPNKTLAAQLYAEFKELFPENRVEYFVSYYDYYQPEAYIPTTDTYIEKDSSINDEIDKMRHSATHSLLTRSDVLIVASVSCIYGIGSPSDYSSMRLYAEKDMSADRDSILKRLIEMQYQRNDYDFYRGAFRVKGDVVDIFPVYEGDTAIRLEFFGDTIEAISEVDPLKGKITKRIDRVIIHPASHYVTTRDNLKRAMDDIRDELRERLIELKANNKLLEAQRLEQRTLYDLEMMEEMGYCSGIENYSRRLAGRLAGESPYTLIDYFPSDYLLIIDESHITIPQLNGMYNGDRSRKMTLVEYGFRLPSALDNRPFKFEEFQRRINQVIYVSATPSEYEIKQSSGAVVEQIIRPTGLMDPAIEVKPAKTQVDDLYGEIRKRVEKKERVLVTTLTKRMAEDLTQYYADLGLRVKYLHSDIDTLERIEILRDLRLGEFDCLIGINLLREGLDLPEVSLVAIMDADKEGFLRSERSLIQTCGRAARNLEGTVIMYADEITGSMTRAIDETNRRRKIQARYNKENNITPETIKSSIKNILASIYEKDYYDVSIVKEKEEEYIPLHEIPCIIKSLRKDMMNAAKKMEFEKAAELRDRIRKLEDMEVGMG